One window from the genome of Actinoplanes teichomyceticus ATCC 31121 encodes:
- a CDS encoding OsmC family protein, which translates to MPIRSATARWEGNLTEGSGTVKTGKGGLQGNYSFKSRFEEGEGTNPEELIAAAHSGCFSMAFSKGLADAGFTPNSVETVAKVHMDKTDAGFGVSRIDLETVGDVPGIDDATFQKIAADAKENCPISRLLSPGAAISLSAKLA; encoded by the coding sequence ATGCCTATTCGTTCTGCCACGGCTCGTTGGGAAGGGAACCTCACCGAGGGTTCCGGCACGGTCAAGACCGGTAAGGGTGGCCTGCAGGGGAATTACTCCTTCAAGTCACGGTTCGAGGAGGGTGAGGGGACGAACCCGGAGGAGCTGATCGCGGCGGCCCACTCCGGCTGCTTCTCGATGGCCTTCTCGAAGGGCCTCGCCGACGCGGGCTTCACGCCCAATTCGGTGGAGACCGTCGCCAAGGTGCACATGGACAAGACCGATGCCGGCTTCGGCGTCTCCCGCATCGACCTCGAGACGGTCGGGGACGTGCCCGGCATCGACGACGCCACGTTCCAGAAGATCGCCGCGGACGCCAAGGAGAACTGCCCGATCTCGCGGCTGCTCAGCCCGGGCGCGGCGATCAGCCTCTCCGC